Genomic window (Nicotiana sylvestris chromosome 7, ASM39365v2, whole genome shotgun sequence):
CAATAGTGCTGCGCCAAACAACAATGATCAGGGGAGAAAGCCCCCTTCAGGATGTCGTCATTGCAGTGGACCACATTGGTATAATGAATGTCCACATGCATAGATGAACACCCATCAAGTTTTTGATGATGGGACGGATGACGACACAGACGATGCAGACCAGACCGAACCAATAGGTGCTTTCAATGTAGTTGTTGGCTCTATTTCTGAGGCCTTAGCGAGAATCGGTGCTGGTACCCGTAAGAAGAAGGACCCCTATCCAagcaccaagaaagggaaaaataaGGCGGATGAGATGACTTCTTCTAAACAAAAGAGGACCTTAAAGTTTGTCGGGATTAAGGTAAATGGCAAGCCCATTCAGGCGATGATAAACACgagtgctacccacaactacttagcctcgactcaggtggaacGCCTTGGTCTAGTTGTAGGAAAGGGAAGAGGtagtgtcaaggctatcaactcacctcctCAGCCAGTGGGTGGTATCCGCCAAAGAGGTACCAGTGAAGCTTGACCCTTATGAAGGAAAATTCAACATGCGCatggtgatcatagatgacttcgagttgatagttggattggaattcctgaggcaaaccaacaccatgcccGTACCGTATGCTGACATGTTACTAATGATGGGAGCAAACGGGGCCAAACCCTGCATTATCCCGTACATGCCTATGAAGATGTCCGCTGAGaacatctcggccttgcagttgaagaaaAGGGTTAAAAGACATGAACCTACATTCCTGGCAACCCTTTGCATTGAAGATATAAAATGCTCATCGGGTCCCATTCCTGCACCCATGAAGGAGCTGCTACTGGAGTTTGAAAATGTCATGCCATAGGACATGCCAAATCGACTCCCGCCTAGGCGCTCTGTGTACCATGAGATTGAGTTGGTGCCGGGCGCGAAGCCACCTGCCCGggcgccttacagaatgtcacaacccgaactcacTGAGCTTCAGAGACAATTGACGGAAATGCTAGACACAGGGATTATTGTTCCCTCCAAGTCCCCATACGAGTCCTCTatgctattccaaaagaaacatgatggcaGCCTGTGACTCTATGTGGATtatcgggctctaaacaaaatcactgtgaagaacaagtaccctattccgctaatggcagacttgttcgatagactgggtggtgTGATGGTGTTCACCAAGATAGATCTAAATACATGTTATTGGAAAGTTCGGATTGTAGAGGGTGATGAACACAAGACGACCTATGTGATAAGATACGGGTCATATGACTTCCTTGTTATACTGTTCGACTTAACTAACGCCCTAGCCACATTTTGCACcctgatgaaccaagtcttccgagAGTACATCGACAAATTCATGGTGGTatacttggatgacattgtggtatatagtCATACACTGGAAGAACACCTGGAgcacttgcggaaggtcctagACCGATTGCGGGAGCACgaactatatgcgaagctatccaagtgctcctttgctcaaaagAAGATTTacttcctcggacatgtcatcGAGGAAGGTCGGATCAAGATGGACCAACAGAAGATTCAAGCTATTATAGATTGTCCACCGCCTAAGGATATCCACTCCTTGAGAGCGTTCCTTGGCCTATGCAACTTCTATCAGCGATTTGTGAAAAACTACTACCTCATCGCAATGTCATTGACAAAACTCCTCAAGAAGGTCACCCCCTGGTATTGGGGACCCAGGCGAGCGGAGGCCTTCAACACATTGaaagcggctatgtctagtagccccgtcttTGCCCTCCCTAATTTGGCCAAGCCATTCGAGGTACAAATTGATGCATTCGACTATGCCCTCGGTGGAGTCTTGCTGCAAGAAGCACATCCTGTAGCATATGAGAGTTGGAAGCTGAAGGGTGCAGAGCAGTGCTATGCCGCCCATAAGAAAGAATTATTGGCCGTCGTCCATTGCTTATGCCTTTAGAGGCACTATCTGCTGGGGACCCCGTTCGTGGTCAAGATAGACAACACAACTATTAGCCATTTTATGACCTAGCCAAAGCTGAATGGTCGGCAGGCtaggtggcaggaactcctagctgaattccacttcaacctggagtaccgaagtgggaagaccaatcatgttgctgatgcgctcagtcggagagctgatctCGCATCAATGTGcctactcgccaccctaagggggagaGAAATAGATACGACTATCAAAGACCAGATACAAAATCTACTCATCAAGGATCCTGCTGCAGAATATTTGGTTGATCTGGTAGGACATGGCAAGACTCGCCAGTTTTACATGGAAGATAGTTTcctgaaagtgaaagggaaccgactttatgttccCAAATAAGGAGAACTGTGAAGGACTCTTCTGGCAGAATGTCATGATACTTTGTGGGCCGACCATCCCggtgaagaacgcaccatggcATTACTTCACCatgcatattattggcctcaaatggccgatgacgtCGCTCAGTATatgaagacttgtctagtatgccagaaggacaagtaGGACTACTTGACACAAACAggactcttggaaccactagctctccaaagagaccttgggaaagtgtttctctggatttcatcaccggattgcccaaggtcggaaatctcacaactatcttggttgtggtggATCGGTTTTCCAAGTATGCTACCTTTATAGCAGTCCCACAATACATCTTAGTAGAGGATAcaactcgactcttcttctctcatgtcgtcaaatattaGGGCCTACCTAAAAGACATCGTTAGTGatcgcgactcacgcttcaccaACAACTTTTGGACCCAAATCTTTAAGTGTCTTGGGTCAAAACTGAGTCACAGATCAAGTTTTCATCCAcaatctgatggccagacggagTGGTTCAATggcatgctggaggaatatctctgCCACTCTAtaaccggatcgcagaagaactgggtgaagcttctggatgctgctcaactgtgtttcaatttacaaaaagagctctagtacaaacaaaagcgcttttgaaattgttacaaGACAacaaccgctactcccacacactGTGAATGCACCAAACATGTCAAAATCTCCTCAATCTTCTAGCTTCTCAAAAGAATGGAAGTAAATTTGGAGATAGTGTGGAGCTATCTTGTCAAAGGccaaaagcggatgaagaggcatgctgatcaaAATCATCGttttgttgaataccaagtaggagatAAAGTGATAGTCGAAATTccaaagcggtacttgtttgaaggggtccatgaccctcgccGACTATAAAAATACATTAGACCCTTGTTCATTTAAAGGCGCATTGGGAAAGTTACATACTGGttggataccccagcttggtggaaaatcCATCGTGTCTTCCATGTTAGTCTTTTGAAACCTTTCCGGGAAGACATGGAGGATCCTTCATGGATCCAACTCACAATACCAAGTATTCGAGGCCCCAATTTAACCGGGAAAGGGCGTGCTAAAGCTATTCTTGATGATCGAGTGATTCAcgcctcaaggaaagatcaccaagagttcttggtaaaatggcagggctgtgatgcAGAGGAGAATACTTGGGAGAGGGTATCAAACCTCAAAGCCTATAAAAGCCTAATTGATGATTATCTTGCAAGTATGGTGCCGAGGACGTCGCAagctcaggtgggggagaatgtcatgggcggatttccagccatgccccatgacctcttgggcgcgccccgtggcgtcctagcaagcctcctaatgcctagcgccacggacgagCCCGTGGTCTTAGCTGCGACAAGTTTCAAGCACGCATGTGCCTCtatcgccccaccgatatccctcgccagcgcccagccgcAGGCGGATGCTAACAGCGCCGCATGCGCAGAATGTGATGCCAAAGACAAGGTTGCAGACAATGGACCTATTTCTTCCTTGcagaaaactaagtccttttcattataaatatagagtagtttaatttcatgtacttccattatgtttctctagcttagttAGGTCTAGTCttgtaactttggtttatttttttaagcactattaggagggatcaagcaatcaaactttctagcaagcaaacaattctctgtactggtgtctctccccctcgacaccgtgtTGCTTTTTTGTAATAGCTTTCAATAATGCAATCAAGATTTCTTTCATTCTTAATTCTCATTTCTAttctctcaatttctcttgacattggttttcccataTGACACTAACAATCTCGTCTAgtgtacggaggggacctcagttggcggatagTGACTGCACTGACACCAGTTggttagccttacgtcgcccttccaagtaATTTCAGGAAGGCGCCACGTAACAGTACCCTTGACCTATATCCGGATTTCAAACTACACACCCTACCTTTGCAGGAGTTTTATTACCCCTTAGACTATTTTAAAGTACAATTATTTGTACCCTTAAAGCTTACGTGGCAGATGTGTGTACTTCGCTCTCCTTGGGAGAGTGAGAAGCAAGAAAAAATggttttcaatttttttgttgcttttttACATTTTTAGTGAGATATATAATTTCttacttttttccttttcctttttctttgtcttttcctTCTTCGCATCCACTTCGTCATTCCCTTAAATAACATACAACACTCGCCGATGACTTTTATGGCATTCTtctttaattattattttgaaaggGAGCCTTGGCGTAGTTGGTAAAGTTGCTTCCATGTGATCGGGAGATCACGTGTTCGagtcgtggaaacagcctcttgcagaaatgcagggtaaggttgtgtacaatagacccttgtggtccggccctttccGGAACCCCACGCATAGCGTAAGCTTAGTGCACCAGGCTTCTTTAATTATTTTGGTTAgtcttctttctctttctctcccTCTCAAACACACAAATCACacttttataaataaaaaaaattatacatattgttgatacccaatttttcctcatatatatacacacacacacacacactcacaaTAGctcatatgcagttataagcatgcaaaagcatttttataatttttctataatttttaaaagctccaaattaatttatttcttctctttcttatttataggatttccaataattatctttcaaattatttttgtggtgatttagtcatctaaattctttatttatgccaaaatagtgtttaaacatttttagtgtattttttataattgcatttatattgtTTTAGCTAAATTGGATATCTTTGCAATAGTAGccctactaatgcataattacattatttttgcataaaatgatattttatatttttaaaatgttaaacaactattttaaatcatttttagtacacgaaaaatatttttggaaattatttattatttttataaattatataactatTGAAAGTGGTTATTTAAAATTTAGCCTATTTGTTTTCCAATTTCAGACCCAATTCCGCCCAATTACTAGCCCAATCCCCAAttaaattacccagcccaaaccctaaAGACCCGATCCGGCCCCCAATACCCTttaatctcggccgttgatcataAAGATCAACGGTCACAAAcgacccttcctaaaataaacccaaaagaccccccAAACCTTACCATTCTACAGTAcccgccgccctgaaacccctctctgctctcaaatgctcccaaacctaaccctaatcaaacCTCACTGACCCTCGTCCATGGCTGTCTACGATGATCTCGCTACCCCCAGGCCTCCAATGGCGTCCCTCACGTTAATCTTGCTATCTCCAGGGCCttcaagggaccagggctagttGACTTGCATTTATGGTTCCTCtctcgcctgtttcaggccattccagtgtgattctgagtaagatcgtcctatattgactacgatctatgggtttctaagcatgtttcttcacctctgtatggttctcttcgaaaccctaatttctttttctgAACCTCTTAGATCTGTGCAGATTTGAGATGATTTGGACTTtttcatgtgagttttacaaccgccttgaggttctttacaagaatcttatgattttatttttcatctttttatAAACTAGGGTTTCCGAAATTTCTTTTTACAAAATATTTGATGACCTTTTGTGTTTAATCTTTTGCTTCTCATATGatttgactgattttgtaagtCTGCTACAACCTTAGCTCGCTCgtactaaaagccctaattttctggGGTCCTTCATTTGGTTTCTGAGTACTGGTACAtctgattgtgttcttgctttgggttcttgtgatttctcgtgattttcttgtcctaatatgcttctactaaatttcttagttcaaccctttcactgattctatatgcTTGTGTTCATCCTGACCATTCATGTTAAAAACCTGTATCTTTCTCCTTGAATCAGTGTCGTTTAACCTTCTGTTTTGTTAAAGTCATGTGTCGATTTCTGACTATTCATGTCTTGCCTTATTTTATATGCTAAAATTGCTGACTCTTTCacgactttctctttgattttacCCTTGATTATTTTGAATTCCTTATTTCCTGGTTTAATTTGAATACTTCTCCTTACACTTTCGATTCTTACCTCTTtactcgatttgattgaattgcctgccttaattaattttcccttgCCTTGTTTGTGTTTTGCCGATTCTTActgatttgtttccttaattgaaacttccgttcatttacccctaattacctactctatacctaaaccttacttgattcttttccttaaatacctaGCATACTTTTACCATTGATTTGATTGTCCCTTGAGTAAGGGAAGGACTTGCTGATTTATATGTGACTTCCCtgatttgctacttaattgatcacttaccttatttgttaagcttttgattactatataaaccccctcttatttttaGTTATGGACAACGAACACTAGTTCATCTACACTCTCAAAAGTCCTCTATTCTCTTCTGTTCCTTGTAATTCTTATTAGTCCAGCCtgttgtaagccaaggctagccACTTGCACCATTTCTTCTCTATACTCTGTATTCTCTCCTTAACTAGTATGTTctgattcaattcacattccaaACTATATGTTTTCTTATTGATGCAGTTCATCAGTTTGTGATTTCCAGTTCTATGTGCTATTCTACTTAATATGCAATCAACATGCCTAGATTACTGTATCACAAAAGCATGTTTAAGCTTATTCTGTTAAAGGCTATAGCTATTATACTATTTAGCATTGTCAATCCTGCTTAAATAATTGGTTCACTAACATGTCCCAAGCTGCATTGTGTGTTTATGATTTCACCCAGCATGACCAAATCCTGTCTGTTCTGTATATGACCAATATTTCTAAAACCTTGAATGTTTCATGAAGTGTTTGTCTAGTTTGTTCATCTAAGTCCAGTTTGTTCTATTTCACTAATGAGATCCTATTTGTGTCTAAAATCTATGTGTTCTCAACTTAACTTTGCAACTACAATCTGTGTATTTGATTGCCATCACTAAGGTGCATTCTAGGTGTCCCCTACCCCTTTCCCTTGTGTGAGGTCTGTGCTGAAACTGTGTGTTCTTTGActtactttctgatttttaaaaaaaatgttcttCATGTTTTCTCAAACTATTTCTACTCTAACCATgttcttattttcataaaattctttCTATTACTAAGACCTTCTTACTAAACTTTTTCAAAGTCATCATGCACTCTTACATTACTCTTAGAATATTAGATTCTGCCCCTTTGACATGTGTACTTCCTtaagatccttgagatctctctgaactttggcatgtcagagctggaCTTTCCATactgcacctaaatcagttatcatttgagaaaaggtctaggtgtgagcactgcccgggatctttGAGGTCcgtagggaactctgacacacctggacatgatattgtctatggaactttggcatttgagtCTATTAGAGGCTTGgaaagtcatttgggcctactgcaggctccctatagattaactcctgtttatttatgtatttttatttaatttattggTCTGTTATAATaattgtaaacaacattggggtgattattgaaaaggggtgggtagttatatatatgttgggtaaattgggtagatatcatgcctatagggttgtgtTAATTCAAATGTGTTTTCCATGTTTGCATTACTGCCacaatattagaaaccatgcctataagatctaaatGACTTTTAATAATAGAAATCACACCTAACAGTTAAAATCAGCTCtaatagaaattatgcctatagaacttaaaaccagtttagttaaataaatcagtttaattcaTATTTGTTCATTCTAAATTGGTTTAATTAATCTGTCcgtttctttaataagttttcaaacgCTGCCTTAAACTAAtactgctagaaagcatgcctataggatcccaaATTGTCctttaaaaatcattttattattttactgcattcctaatcaatatagataccatgcttttaAGACGTCACTGTTATGCATTTAGGCAAGCCTCTAGGGTGATTAAAATTCTGCAATTATGAAACTGCACTTTGTTATTTCAAATTGCTCACATTctcaggtctaaaatcagtatgCAAGttaataggtctttgacacttaaTGCTGTATAATCCctactcacctagatatcatgttctaggattttctcttaaatacttgactgttgtttgaagacgtgcacttacttgttatatttgtggaggtgactgtgagcctATAATTTgatctctttaaatgcagtcctaattgtttttgattgacgcctagatttttatcctttaaaaccttaggaagttctagaactacctaaaagtagaggtcctaaaatacctacagggccacgaggaagggacgggtagtgcacgcataggacatttttcaagctactagaatgctttaggctatgaccaaggggagggaattgcgtagtaaggatatgatgactacgcgctaatgtcacgtgtagcccctcattgaggagtgattaccgagcATTGTTTGGGGTAATCCTGTAGGCGAACCAatctaggacccctctttcccaattcctgaggtttaaactttacttttctctatatatgtgcaacttgttcaaagTCTTTTCCTTTTGTCTCATTTGTTGattcatacaatgtccaaaaatatgtctttatttgcaagtatgtgtttaaattatttatttattaaaaggactaattcataagtataagttcggccgagacccaccgttctggaccgcgaggggtgcctaacacctttccctcaaggttatttcgagcccttaccctaaatctcttgtaatgcaaactagtctaagagttaatcgctctaggtgccctaacgcactataatccgttaggtggcgactcttcaaatacccaattccctaaaggaaacgagttattacccccatgaacgttGGAACCCGGACCTTCTCTCtgcggaggaaaaaagggggcgcgacagcatggcgactctgctggggatacctttaagctcttaccataatgaacttatcttttgtgaattagtccaagtaTGCTCTATCCCATGTACCctttcccttatttgaatttaaccgtctattttcaagtatttatgatttctttattcctgaaactgacttgtctccttgtttgcTTTTTCTGTAAcagtctttcaattatttaaatattgcatTTAATATTctcttacgtgcaaatacttgactacatgctatttattgctgtataaatcatgctccatatcatattccacttatgcgtatcaaatcctatagcaacgcttgatgagtagttgcgctcttcctatttattacccttaaattcataaaggcttatttgcgataaaaatagtcgatcaatggtgcagtcgacggttccgtgcctttccccctcaagttgtctgattgagggtaccagtctagacccccatagtaaccttactctgattgaAATTattcatgcatcatggtcaaacctagtcgagttaatatgttgtccatataGTAATCCTTTAAGatgagccttatccaaaagtacatcggggtttccataatcccaacggacacaaccacgttctatgcattaatttggagaactaaatgccaatatgctaatcatgaatgtataaatagtcgagtctggtgggggagaagggcctaacccttttgttttgcagaaaataaggcacgagccccagattcggtatggttagcaacatcccaccattgctgctagattggtgggaggaccttttcTCAAGCGACAAGAAATATATAAGAAAGTACCTGGGTGACTTGCCTTCTCTACtagacattgagccaaacaaaaggatgatcgaggctgccactttattctgggatagtgaaagggcTGTGTTCTGTTTCGGCGACATATAAATGACACCACTTCTGGAAGAAATTGAAGGGCTTGCAGGACTGACTTGGGATAGCCCCGGGTTATTGGTGTCGGAAAACCGTACTAGTAAAGGGTTtttaaagatgatggggctgaagaaaaatgctgacctggtatgcctgaaggaatcttacataccctttgaatatttgtatgagaggtatggccatagcaagtcctaccgtacctaccatgatgagctCTCTCTCACTTCTTTGGgccacatccaccgcagagtgttcgtgttcattgtatgCTTCTTAGGCCTGATAGTATTCCCAATTACAAGgaaaagaatccacactaggttggccatggtcgccaagactttgatggaagggatcaatAGACAGACATACGCCATAGTCCCCTGTCACGCCCCTTTTTTTCCCTCCCTTTTTTACGAGGAAgaaaggtccgggtttcgacatttatgtgggtaataactcatttccttttaggaattgggtattctgaagagtcaccacctaacggattatggtgtgttagggcacctataacgattaactcttggattggtttgcattaccagagatttagggtaaggactcgaaataaccttgaggggaaggtgttaggcacccctctcggtccacaactgtgggtctcgaccgaacttatacttatgaattagtcctttaacgaATAAGTACttgaaacaaataattaaaaataaagcaTGTTGGACATTGTGTGACTCAGACAATAAGACAGAATTTGAACAAGTTATACAGAAAAGTAAAGTTTTAGGCAAATGGATTTAGGGAAGGATGTGTCCTAGGTTAGTTAGCCTACAGGATCCCCCcacgcaatgcccggtaaacacttttcaacgaggggctacacgtgacattagcgcgtagttatcatatccatatctacccattCCCACCTCTTAATGgttattaaagcgagtgttgTTTAACGATCTCTatgcgtgctgttacccgtcccttcttaatggacCTGGGGGAAATTGCGACA
Coding sequences:
- the LOC138872777 gene encoding uncharacterized mitochondrial protein AtMg00860-like, which produces MADLFDRLGGVMVFTKIDLNTCYWKVRIVEGDEHKTTYVIRYGSYDFLVILFDLTNALATFCTLMNQVFREYIDKFMVVYLDDIVVYSHTLEEHLEHLRKVLDRLREHELYAKLSKCSFAQKKIYFLGHVIEEGRIKMDQQKIQAIIDCPPPKDIHSLRAFLGLCNFYQRFVKNYYLIAMSLTKLLKKVTPWYWGPRRAEAFNTLKAAMSSSPVFALPNLAKPFEVQIDAFDYALGGVLLQEAHPVAYESWKLKGAEQCYAAHKKELLAVVHCLCL